The Solanum lycopersicum chromosome 6, SLM_r2.1 genome has a window encoding:
- the LOC101264018 gene encoding uncharacterized protein, with protein sequence MVSQTQRESSASQSPKRKKRKKKSSSSSDHKPPSRCPKANDNDVYSPGKSVPIWEILKEQYSIDRSKLCGNSSANDKVQAAGKVDGVAARKGVRSVTEGAEMKKPWCQLIAEFPQDPIWRKAYHEFFHTQDSNTNSRSLVKTETIPSTAMLNSTVEIFEQRFMTGAGKNLPEHAMICMINREESVMSELCLDAPAVDDPDKLFANTLFEVVFNESRNLPFILFVKDADKVMAGNAELYSTFKTRLEKLLNNVIIIGSQSA encoded by the exons atggtATCACAAACACAAAGAGAAAGTTCCGCCTCTCAATcacccaaaagaaaaaaaaggaaaaagaagtcATCATCATCGTCCGATCATAAACCTCCTTCGCGATGTCCAAAG GCAAATGATAACGATGTGTATTCACCTGGAAAATCGGTACCGATCTGGGAGATATTGAAGGAGCAATATTCGATAGATCGATCCAAACTCTGCGGCAACAGCTCGGCTAATGATAAAGTTCAGGCTGCCGGAAAAGTTGACGGCGTTGCTGCCAGAAAAGGTGTCAGATCTGTCACAGAAG GTGCTGAAATGAAGAAGCCTTGGTGTCAACTAATAGCAGAGTTTCCGCAG GATCCCATTTGGCGGAAAGCATATCATGAATTTTTTCATACTCAAGATTCAAACACAAACTCGAGATCTCTGGTTAAAACAGAAACAATTCCGTCCACTGCAATGCTG AATTCAACAGTGGAGATTTTTGAGCAACGTTTTATGACTGGTGCGGGCAAAAACCTTCCTGAACATGCAATGATTTGCATGATAAATCGTGAAGAG TCAGTCATGAGCGAGCTGTGCTTAGACGCCCCTGCCGTGGATGATCCGGACAAGTTATTCGCTAATACATTGTTTGAG GTTGTATTCAATGAGAGCCGGAATTTGCCATTCATTTTGTTCGTGAAAGATGCTGACAAAGTAATGGCAGGAAACGCAGAATTATATTCAACATTTAAAACTCGGCTTGAGAAACTTCTTAATAATGTAATTATTATTGGTTCACAGTCGGCTTGA